A region from the Pirellulaceae bacterium genome encodes:
- the rplK gene encoding 50S ribosomal protein L11 → MAKQLVGSAKFQVPGGQATPAPPVGTSLGKFGINLGQFVQQFNDRTKEYGGTPIPVVVSVYNDRSFDFITKSPPAAALLKKAAGIAKGSGVPNKEKVGQVSRPQIDEICNQKMADLNARDLEHARALIEGTARSMGIEVIDG, encoded by the coding sequence ATGGCTAAACAACTCGTAGGCTCCGCCAAATTCCAAGTTCCGGGCGGTCAAGCAACCCCAGCACCGCCAGTCGGTACTTCCCTGGGTAAGTTTGGAATCAACCTGGGCCAATTCGTCCAACAATTCAATGATCGCACCAAGGAATATGGTGGCACACCGATTCCTGTGGTCGTCAGCGTCTACAACGATCGAAGTTTCGATTTCATTACCAAGAGCCCACCCGCGGCCGCGCTTCTCAAAAAGGCTGCAGGTATCGCCAAGGGTTCAGGGGTCCCTAACAAGGAAAAGGTAGGACAGGTCAGCCGGCCGCAGATCGACGAGATCTGTAACCAGAAGATGGCTGATCTGAACGCCAGGGATCTCGAACATGCTCGTGCGTTGATCGAGGGAACGGCCCGAAGTATGGGCATTGAAGTCATCGACGGGTAA
- the rplA gene encoding 50S ribosomal protein L1: MAKQSKRFRSLAEKTNSDEALSMDKAVETLKGFDNTKFDQTVEVAIRLGIDSKQADQLVRGSIVLPHGIGKTQRVVVFAKGDLAEAAKAAGADEVGQDDLAKRIKDGWLEFDACIASPDMMGLVGPLGRVLGPRGLMPSPRAGTVTADVATVVQEYKAGKVEFRNDASGIVHAVVGKLSFDQQKLLENVEAFVNHIQNLKPAAVKGTYMKGLSISATMSPSVRIAA, encoded by the coding sequence ATGGCAAAGCAATCCAAACGATTTCGGTCCCTGGCCGAAAAGACCAATTCCGATGAGGCACTATCGATGGACAAAGCCGTCGAAACCCTCAAAGGATTCGATAACACCAAATTTGACCAGACGGTTGAAGTTGCCATCCGCTTGGGGATCGACTCCAAGCAGGCGGATCAGCTTGTGCGTGGATCAATCGTGCTCCCGCACGGAATTGGCAAGACACAGCGTGTCGTCGTCTTTGCAAAGGGCGACCTGGCAGAAGCGGCCAAAGCCGCCGGCGCCGATGAGGTCGGTCAAGACGATTTAGCAAAACGAATCAAGGATGGTTGGCTCGAGTTCGACGCCTGCATCGCTTCGCCCGACATGATGGGGCTTGTCGGACCACTCGGTCGTGTACTCGGGCCACGCGGCCTGATGCCGTCACCACGAGCCGGTACCGTTACTGCTGACGTCGCGACGGTAGTGCAGGAATACAAGGCCGGTAAGGTCGAATTCCGTAATGACGCTTCTGGCATCGTCCACGCCGTCGTCGGAAAACTGAGCTTCGATCAGCAAAAGTTGCTGGAAAATGTCGAAGCCTTCGTCAATCACATTCAAAACCTTAAACCCGCAGCCGTCAAAGGCACTTACATGAAGGGGCTTAGCATTAGCGCAACCATGAGCCCTAGCGTGCGAATCGCGGCCTAG
- the rplJ gene encoding 50S ribosomal protein L10 codes for MSKRIKNLLADQFSQRLAGVDDALLVNVVGLDANQSVGLRRQLREKKIELMVVKNGLARRATEGTSLAPAMEGAQGSLAFVWGAEDFVSLVKEVNKLDEDDDFEAFKTRGGVMDGEQLTPERVKEISKWPNRAEQLSILSGQVCGPGSELAGAIVGPGGNIASQIKQKSEEEAE; via the coding sequence ATGAGTAAACGCATTAAAAACCTTTTAGCCGATCAATTCTCTCAGCGACTAGCGGGCGTTGACGATGCTCTGTTGGTCAATGTCGTCGGACTCGATGCCAACCAAAGTGTCGGCCTAAGACGTCAACTGCGAGAGAAGAAGATCGAGTTAATGGTCGTCAAAAACGGCCTCGCAAGACGAGCAACCGAAGGCACCTCCCTGGCACCAGCCATGGAAGGCGCACAAGGCAGCTTGGCGTTCGTCTGGGGAGCCGAAGACTTCGTGTCCTTGGTCAAGGAAGTCAACAAGCTAGACGAAGACGATGATTTCGAAGCATTTAAGACGCGTGGCGGCGTCATGGACGGCGAACAGCTCACGCCAGAGCGAGTCAAGGAAATTAGCAAATGGCCGAACCGGGCCGAACAGCTAAGCATCTTGTCGGGCCAAGTCTGCGGACCTGGCAGCGAACTCGCCGGTGCGATCGTAGGACCTGGCGGTAACATTGCCAGTCAGATTAAGCAAAAATCCGAAGAGGAAGCCGAATAG
- the rplL gene encoding 50S ribosomal protein L7/L12, which translates to MSEETATLEVSAEIKTIGDQIADLTLKQAKELSDYLENEYDIKPAAGGAIVAMAPGGAGGDAGAAAEQTEFDVVLTSFGEKKIGVIKEVRSITGLGLKEAKEVVESVPSKVKEGVSKEDAEEAKKKLEEAGASVEIK; encoded by the coding sequence ATGTCCGAAGAAACCGCAACCCTAGAAGTCTCAGCCGAAATCAAAACGATTGGCGATCAGATTGCTGACTTGACGCTTAAGCAAGCCAAAGAGTTGAGCGATTACCTAGAAAACGAGTATGACATCAAGCCCGCCGCTGGTGGAGCTATTGTCGCCATGGCACCAGGCGGTGCCGGCGGAGACGCAGGTGCTGCTGCCGAGCAGACCGAATTCGATGTCGTGCTCACTAGCTTTGGTGAAAAGAAAATCGGCGTGATCAAGGAAGTTCGTAGCATCACAGGCCTCGGCCTGAAGGAAGCTAAGGAAGTCGTCGAAAGCGTACCCAGCAAGGTCAAAGAAGGCGTCTCCAAAGAAGATGCCGAAGAGGCCAAGAAGAAGCTGGAAGAGGCCGGAGCCTCCGTCGAAATCAAATAG
- the rpoB gene encoding DNA-directed RNA polymerase subunit beta: MAISAQRRLNHTQVRRFGSGRDQYYTSDLTEIQTLSYGDFLQTEADSEKRKDQGIESVLREIFPIESYDKQLSLEYLKYELGKPRYTPEECRQLRLTYGRPFRVWLRLNKDEPIEEEVYLGDMPIMLGGGEFIINGAERVVVSQLHRSPGVDFVMEADTTSDRKLPSCRIIPERGSWIEVNVTKKDSLTVRIDQSGKFSAMTLLRAMDPRYGNDSDLIRAFYDTSSEKIVDGRSVTKIEGKIAVDDVVYPSGSDRAGEIIVEAGHKVTKNAAEIICTAGVKSMEVMTPPKVPLVFSALADDTTSSHEEALLRIYQRLRPGNPPQLEKARQLFQEKFYDVNRYRLGRVGRFRINRKLDLGVSEKEMTLRPDDMIAAIAYLLDLASVGGESQIDDIDHLGNRRLRTICELACDELRKGFLKLRRTVQERMSLKDVEDMTPRSLINPKSISAAIEYFFGRGELSQVVDQTNPLSMLTHERRLSALGPGGLNRKRAGFEVRDVHISHYGRICPIETPEGTNIGLISSLAIYAGVDDYGFLVTPYRVVKKGKLTDEVIWLRADEESDAFVAPADAAVTDGNLTGTNIVARYRSDFHLVNPEEINYIDISPSQMVGVSAGLIPFLEHDDANRALMGSNMQRQAVPLLITEPPVVATGMELDVARNSSMVVRAKRAGKISYVDANRIEIGGDKYPLKKFQGLNERTSLNQKPVVVPEQKVEKGEVIADGAATFQGELALGRNVLVGFMSFDGFNFEDAIIISEELVQRDVYTSIHIEEFDIEIRETKLGREEFTRDIPNVSEKALRNLDESGIVQIGTYVRPGDILVGKVSPKSKTELTPEEKLLHAIFGRAGEDVKNDSLEVSSGIEGIVINTQKFSRRMSLTEDERKTFEKELKQVETEGNEEISKSFGDMVSQIEAVIGRALNDEDGTPLIADQDAKYVSERAQQFRLNSVTGGLRSAEKISQIEAIYKTCWPNVEQALDDRDRRLNSMKRGDELRSGVLQMVKVYIATKRVISVGDKMAGRHGNKGVIAKILPVEDMPFLPDGTPIQIMLNPLGVPSRMNVGQILETHLGWAGAKLGFQAVTPVFDGATEEDINDALEEAGLPRHGKATLIDGRTGEPMRQETTVGYIYMLKLHHLVDEKVHARSTGPYSLITQQPLGGKARFGGQRFGEMEVWALEAYGAAYILQELLTVKSDDVEGRTKIYESMVKGENTLEAGTPASFDVLTNEIRGLALNMQLEKRRV; this comes from the coding sequence ATGGCCATTTCAGCTCAACGACGTCTCAATCACACGCAAGTTCGTCGTTTCGGTAGCGGTCGCGATCAGTACTACACATCTGATTTAACGGAAATTCAAACTCTCAGCTACGGCGATTTCTTACAGACCGAAGCCGATTCCGAAAAACGCAAGGATCAAGGAATCGAAAGCGTCTTGCGAGAAATCTTTCCAATTGAAAGTTACGACAAGCAACTGTCATTGGAATATCTCAAATATGAGCTGGGCAAACCGCGATATACTCCTGAGGAATGTCGACAACTGCGGCTGACTTATGGGCGTCCCTTTCGCGTTTGGCTTCGTCTCAACAAAGACGAACCCATTGAAGAAGAAGTCTATCTGGGTGACATGCCGATCATGCTGGGCGGTGGTGAGTTCATCATCAACGGAGCCGAGCGCGTTGTCGTTAGCCAGTTGCACCGCAGCCCTGGCGTCGACTTCGTAATGGAAGCCGATACGACCTCCGATCGTAAATTGCCAAGCTGCCGAATCATTCCGGAACGGGGCAGTTGGATCGAAGTCAACGTCACCAAGAAAGACAGCCTAACGGTTCGCATCGACCAGAGCGGCAAGTTTTCGGCCATGACGTTATTGCGAGCGATGGACCCGCGTTACGGAAACGACTCGGATCTCATTCGCGCCTTCTACGATACGAGCAGCGAAAAGATCGTTGATGGCCGAAGTGTCACCAAGATTGAAGGCAAGATTGCCGTCGATGATGTAGTTTATCCGAGCGGCAGTGACCGAGCGGGTGAGATCATCGTCGAAGCCGGTCACAAAGTGACAAAGAACGCGGCCGAGATCATCTGCACCGCCGGCGTCAAGTCGATGGAAGTGATGACACCTCCCAAAGTGCCACTGGTCTTCAGTGCCCTTGCCGATGACACGACTTCCAGTCACGAAGAGGCACTGTTGCGAATCTATCAACGGCTGCGTCCGGGCAATCCGCCTCAATTGGAAAAGGCACGGCAGCTGTTCCAAGAAAAGTTCTACGATGTCAACCGCTACCGCCTCGGCCGTGTTGGACGCTTCCGCATCAATCGCAAATTGGATTTGGGCGTCTCTGAAAAGGAAATGACACTGCGACCGGATGACATGATCGCAGCAATCGCTTACCTGCTCGATCTCGCATCGGTCGGTGGCGAATCGCAAATCGACGATATTGATCACCTCGGTAACCGTCGTTTACGCACCATCTGTGAGCTGGCCTGCGATGAACTTCGCAAAGGATTCCTGAAACTCCGCCGCACGGTGCAGGAACGGATGAGCCTGAAGGATGTCGAGGACATGACGCCTCGCAGCCTGATTAACCCGAAGAGCATCTCCGCCGCCATCGAGTACTTCTTCGGACGGGGCGAGTTATCTCAAGTCGTCGACCAGACCAATCCGCTCTCCATGCTGACCCATGAACGTCGTCTGTCAGCGTTGGGGCCAGGTGGTCTTAACCGGAAACGAGCGGGCTTCGAAGTTCGAGATGTGCATATTTCTCACTATGGACGTATTTGTCCGATTGAGACTCCGGAAGGTACGAACATCGGCTTGATCTCCAGTTTGGCGATTTACGCGGGTGTCGACGACTACGGTTTTCTCGTGACGCCTTATCGAGTCGTCAAGAAAGGAAAACTGACGGACGAAGTGATTTGGCTGCGAGCCGATGAAGAGTCCGACGCATTCGTGGCTCCCGCCGATGCGGCCGTGACTGACGGCAACCTCACGGGGACGAACATCGTTGCCCGCTACCGTTCGGACTTCCATTTGGTCAATCCAGAAGAAATCAATTACATTGACATCTCCCCCAGCCAGATGGTCGGTGTCTCCGCCGGATTGATCCCGTTCCTGGAGCACGATGACGCCAACCGCGCGTTGATGGGCTCCAACATGCAACGCCAAGCGGTCCCATTGTTGATCACCGAACCGCCGGTGGTGGCGACTGGCATGGAATTGGATGTGGCCCGCAACTCAAGCATGGTCGTGCGAGCCAAACGGGCTGGCAAGATCTCGTACGTCGATGCCAACCGCATCGAGATCGGCGGCGACAAGTACCCTCTCAAAAAGTTCCAAGGTCTGAATGAGCGGACTTCCTTGAACCAAAAACCGGTAGTCGTTCCAGAACAGAAAGTGGAAAAGGGCGAAGTGATCGCCGATGGGGCCGCCACCTTCCAAGGCGAGTTGGCCCTCGGGCGGAATGTACTCGTCGGCTTTATGTCATTCGATGGCTTCAATTTTGAAGACGCGATCATCATTAGCGAAGAACTTGTCCAACGCGATGTTTATACCTCGATTCACATCGAGGAATTCGACATCGAAATCCGCGAAACGAAGTTGGGGCGTGAAGAGTTCACCCGTGACATTCCAAATGTCAGTGAGAAAGCTCTACGCAACTTGGATGAAAGCGGGATTGTCCAAATCGGAACCTATGTTCGCCCGGGAGACATCCTAGTTGGGAAAGTCTCGCCAAAGTCAAAAACCGAACTCACGCCGGAAGAAAAACTGCTCCATGCGATCTTCGGACGGGCCGGTGAAGACGTTAAGAACGATTCGCTGGAAGTTTCATCGGGAATCGAAGGCATCGTCATCAACACGCAAAAGTTCTCGCGTCGCATGAGTCTCACCGAAGACGAACGAAAGACGTTTGAAAAAGAGCTAAAGCAGGTTGAGACGGAAGGCAACGAGGAAATCTCGAAGAGCTTTGGCGACATGGTGTCGCAAATCGAAGCGGTGATCGGACGCGCTCTGAATGATGAGGATGGTACACCGCTCATCGCCGATCAGGATGCGAAATATGTTTCCGAGCGAGCCCAACAGTTCCGCTTAAATTCCGTGACAGGTGGCCTTCGAAGTGCGGAAAAAATTTCGCAGATTGAAGCGATTTACAAAACTTGCTGGCCGAACGTGGAACAAGCACTCGATGATCGAGATCGACGCTTGAACAGCATGAAACGAGGTGACGAACTACGCAGCGGCGTACTCCAAATGGTCAAAGTGTACATCGCCACGAAACGAGTCATCTCGGTCGGGGACAAGATGGCCGGACGACATGGTAACAAGGGTGTGATCGCCAAGATCCTGCCCGTGGAAGACATGCCGTTCCTGCCGGATGGTACGCCGATCCAAATCATGCTGAACCCGCTTGGTGTCCCCAGTCGTATGAACGTCGGTCAGATCCTCGAAACCCACCTGGGCTGGGCGGGAGCGAAACTTGGCTTTCAAGCCGTGACTCCCGTTTTTGACGGAGCAACCGAAGAGGACATCAATGACGCCCTCGAAGAAGCCGGCTTGCCCCGTCATGGTAAAGCGACGCTGATCGATGGACGGACCGGTGAGCCAATGCGACAAGAAACGACCGTCGGTTACATCTATATGTTGAAACTGCATCACCTTGTCGATGAGAAGGTTCACGCTCGCAGCACGGGCCCGTATTCACTCATTACGCAACAACCACTCGGCGGAAAAGCCCGCTTCGGTGGTCAACGGTTCGGAGAGATGGAAGTCTGGGCGTTGGAAGCTTACGGAGCAGCCTACATCTTGCAGGAATTGCTCACCGTCAAGAGTGACGATGTGGAAGGCCGAACCAAGATTTATGAATCCATGGTGAAGGGCGAAAATACGCTAGAGGCTGGAACGCCCGCCAGTTTCGACGTGCTGACCAACGAAATTCGTGGTCTCGCACTGAACATGCAGTTGGAAAAACGACGCGTCTAA
- the rpoC gene encoding DNA-directed RNA polymerase subunit beta': protein MTIGESSYDRINDYASVKISLARPHDIRSWSFGEVKKPETINYRTYRPEKDGLFCERIFGPEKDWECACGKYRGMKYKGMICDRCGVKVTHSRVRRKRMGHIELAAPVVHIWFFKAMPSRLGNLLNMKTTSLEKVIYFQDYVVIDPGGTDLERQQLLTEEEYRAAREQWGDGSFDADMGAEAVRKLLGNLDLVTLSERLRTELAETNSKQKKKDLINRLKIVEAIRDSDNKPEWMVLDVIPVIPPDLRPLVLLDSGNFATSDLNDLYRRIINRNNRLRKLVDLNAPEVIIRNEKRMLQQSVDALFDNNRCKRPVLGSSNRPLKSLTDMIKGKQGRFRENLLGKRVDYSARSVIVVGPKLRLHQCGLPKKIALELYQPFIIRKLKEMGHADTIKSAKKMLERKDEEVWDILEAVIQNHPVMLNRAPTLHRMGIMAFEPVLVEGNAIHLHPLACKGFNADFDGDQMAVHLPLSIEAQVEAHTLMMSTNNIFGPANGRPTMSPSQDIVMGCYFISMLLPGIQGEGMVFAGEEEADLAYSLNVVGLHAKIKIKLPAGRIVRTENDTREQMDMVETTCGRIMFNMMLPDGMDFYNIPLRSSELSMVISDCYQVLGRRATIQLLDDMNQLGFRESTSSGLSFATDDLVTPDTKTKIIGEAEKTVLKYKKLYDRGIITDVERYNQVLDAWTHARERITAEMMSAMESDIRGDTGYINPVFLMAHSGARGGVEQIRQLAGMRGLMAKPSGEIIETPIKANFREGLSVLEYFSSTHGARKGLADTALKTADSGYLTRKLADVAQNVVVTMDDCGTTQGVTKGVIYRGEKVEVRLADAVNGRVSRQNIVNPVTDEVIVAENEMISNEIARRIEEMGLERIQVRSPMTCEAPLGVCRTCYGMDMSSGSQVEEGMAVGIIAAQSIGEPGTQLTMRTFHIGGVAGTDVEESETKAKKGGIVKFVRMRSVTSEEGQTIVLTRNGEISILDPKGRELEKFEVPTGAVLMVEENQEVKAGTVLCQWDPHSIPILGEVGGRVRFEDVVEGDTMRIEKDPSGHERRIIADHKGDLHPQIVLEDNDGKPLDVYYLPERAHIEVDEGAQVAAGTIVAKTPREASGIKDITGGLPRVTEIFEARKPKDPSVIAEVDGVVEILGEKRRGKRTIVVRSESGLEREHLVPHGKRFLVHSGDQVRAGQALVDGPLVPHDILRISGEEAVQQYLLHEIQGVYRSQRVEINDKHCEIIIARMLRKVKIENPGDSNLLPGSVMDRFDFRQANENLVKCLKISQKGDSDFEDGTIVPRDALDTVNAQIEALGGTPAKGTRPKPSTASTQLLGITKAAVQSSSFISAASFQETTKVLTEAALAGKTDRLVGLKENVILGHLIPAGTGFRTFQEAEVRIRPEALASMAAEKDRALVDSFPLLEADSASADGNGSSIESPSLESSEPAAVSPPELTPSEFASLGITPPDGLTPPEAPPAEPGADALDKLFGSGSDNEESPEDSPNPPSP from the coding sequence ATGACGATCGGCGAAAGTTCCTACGACCGAATCAACGATTACGCTTCCGTCAAAATCAGCCTGGCCCGACCGCACGACATTCGCAGTTGGTCGTTCGGAGAGGTCAAGAAACCCGAAACCATTAATTACCGAACCTACCGTCCCGAAAAAGATGGTTTGTTCTGTGAGCGAATTTTTGGTCCGGAAAAAGACTGGGAGTGTGCCTGCGGTAAATACCGCGGAATGAAGTACAAGGGCATGATCTGTGATCGCTGTGGTGTAAAGGTCACCCACAGTCGTGTACGACGTAAACGTATGGGACATATCGAGCTGGCCGCACCCGTCGTGCATATCTGGTTTTTTAAAGCCATGCCCAGCCGACTCGGCAACCTACTGAACATGAAGACCACCAGCCTGGAAAAGGTGATTTACTTTCAGGATTACGTCGTCATCGATCCGGGCGGAACCGATCTCGAACGACAACAATTGCTCACCGAAGAAGAGTATCGAGCGGCGCGTGAACAGTGGGGTGACGGAAGCTTCGATGCCGACATGGGCGCCGAAGCCGTTCGTAAGTTGCTCGGCAATCTCGATCTGGTCACTCTTTCTGAACGACTGCGAACCGAATTGGCTGAGACCAATTCCAAGCAGAAGAAAAAAGACTTAATCAATCGCTTGAAAATCGTCGAAGCGATTCGCGACAGCGACAATAAGCCCGAGTGGATGGTGCTGGACGTCATTCCGGTAATTCCACCCGACCTGCGTCCACTCGTGCTACTTGACTCCGGAAACTTCGCCACCAGCGATCTGAACGACCTGTACCGACGTATCATCAATCGGAACAATCGCCTACGAAAGCTGGTCGATCTAAACGCGCCGGAAGTGATCATTCGTAACGAAAAACGAATGTTGCAACAGTCCGTCGACGCCCTCTTCGACAACAATCGTTGCAAGCGCCCCGTGCTGGGCAGCAGCAACCGCCCCCTGAAATCCCTCACCGACATGATCAAGGGAAAGCAAGGTCGGTTCCGCGAAAACTTGCTGGGTAAACGAGTTGATTATTCCGCTCGAAGTGTGATTGTCGTTGGACCGAAACTGCGACTTCACCAATGTGGTCTTCCCAAGAAGATCGCCCTGGAGCTCTACCAGCCCTTTATCATCCGCAAGCTCAAAGAGATGGGCCATGCCGATACGATCAAGAGCGCTAAGAAGATGCTCGAGCGGAAAGACGAAGAGGTCTGGGACATCTTGGAAGCGGTGATTCAGAACCACCCCGTCATGTTGAATCGTGCTCCCACTTTGCACCGCATGGGAATCATGGCCTTCGAACCTGTGCTTGTCGAAGGCAACGCCATTCACTTGCATCCGTTAGCCTGCAAAGGTTTCAACGCTGACTTCGATGGCGACCAGATGGCAGTTCACCTGCCGCTCTCGATCGAAGCTCAAGTCGAAGCTCATACCTTGATGATGTCGACCAATAACATCTTCGGACCTGCCAATGGTCGGCCGACGATGAGTCCGTCGCAAGACATCGTGATGGGTTGCTATTTCATCTCAATGTTGCTCCCGGGCATCCAGGGTGAAGGGATGGTCTTCGCCGGCGAAGAGGAAGCCGATCTGGCTTACTCACTCAACGTGGTCGGACTCCACGCCAAAATTAAAATCAAGTTGCCCGCGGGTCGAATCGTTCGAACCGAGAACGACACACGCGAGCAAATGGACATGGTCGAGACAACTTGCGGTCGCATTATGTTCAACATGATGCTGCCCGACGGCATGGATTTTTACAACATCCCCCTGCGGTCCAGCGAATTGTCGATGGTCATCTCCGATTGCTACCAAGTGCTTGGACGGCGAGCAACCATTCAACTGCTCGACGATATGAATCAGCTCGGTTTCCGCGAAAGCACAAGCAGTGGCCTCTCGTTCGCCACCGACGACTTGGTTACTCCGGATACGAAAACCAAGATCATCGGTGAAGCCGAAAAAACAGTATTGAAATACAAGAAGCTCTACGATCGGGGTATCATCACCGACGTCGAACGTTACAACCAGGTTCTCGATGCTTGGACACATGCTCGAGAACGCATTACGGCCGAGATGATGTCGGCCATGGAATCCGATATCCGCGGTGACACCGGATATATCAACCCGGTTTTCCTCATGGCACACTCCGGTGCTCGTGGTGGTGTCGAACAGATTCGACAGCTGGCCGGCATGCGAGGCCTCATGGCCAAGCCGTCCGGTGAAATCATCGAAACACCCATTAAAGCCAACTTCCGCGAAGGCTTGTCGGTATTGGAATACTTCAGTTCCACACACGGTGCTCGAAAAGGCTTGGCCGATACGGCTCTCAAAACGGCCGACTCCGGTTACCTGACTCGTAAGTTGGCCGATGTAGCTCAAAACGTCGTGGTCACCATGGATGACTGCGGAACCACCCAGGGTGTGACCAAAGGAGTTATCTACCGAGGTGAAAAGGTGGAAGTTCGTTTGGCGGATGCGGTCAATGGTCGTGTTAGCCGTCAAAACATCGTCAATCCGGTTACGGATGAAGTGATCGTTGCCGAAAACGAAATGATCAGCAATGAAATCGCTCGCCGGATCGAAGAAATGGGGCTCGAAAGAATCCAAGTTCGTAGCCCGATGACCTGCGAAGCTCCACTGGGAGTCTGTCGAACCTGCTACGGAATGGACATGTCCAGCGGTTCACAAGTCGAAGAAGGCATGGCGGTTGGTATTATCGCAGCCCAAAGTATTGGTGAGCCGGGCACCCAGTTGACCATGCGGACCTTCCACATCGGTGGTGTGGCTGGTACCGATGTCGAAGAAAGCGAAACCAAGGCGAAAAAAGGTGGTATTGTCAAATTCGTTCGCATGCGTTCCGTGACCAGTGAAGAAGGTCAAACGATCGTCTTGACCCGCAATGGCGAGATCTCCATCTTGGACCCCAAGGGCCGAGAACTGGAGAAATTCGAGGTACCCACTGGTGCCGTCCTCATGGTTGAAGAAAACCAAGAAGTCAAAGCCGGCACCGTGCTGTGCCAATGGGATCCGCACAGTATTCCCATTCTTGGTGAAGTCGGCGGGCGCGTTCGCTTCGAGGATGTTGTCGAAGGCGACACGATGAGAATTGAAAAAGATCCAAGTGGTCACGAACGGCGAATTATTGCTGACCACAAAGGCGATCTTCACCCGCAGATCGTGCTGGAAGACAACGACGGAAAGCCGCTGGATGTCTACTATCTACCCGAACGGGCTCACATTGAGGTCGATGAAGGAGCACAGGTCGCAGCCGGAACCATCGTCGCCAAGACACCCCGTGAAGCGTCTGGAATTAAGGACATCACCGGTGGTCTACCACGAGTCACCGAGATCTTTGAAGCTCGGAAACCGAAAGATCCTTCCGTCATCGCGGAAGTCGATGGTGTCGTCGAAATCCTTGGCGAAAAACGACGCGGCAAACGAACCATCGTCGTGAGAAGTGAAAGTGGCTTGGAACGAGAACATTTGGTTCCTCATGGTAAACGATTCCTGGTGCACTCGGGTGACCAAGTCCGCGCCGGCCAAGCGCTGGTCGACGGTCCCTTGGTTCCCCATGACATCCTCAGAATTTCTGGCGAAGAGGCTGTCCAGCAGTATCTGCTGCACGAAATCCAGGGCGTTTATCGCAGCCAACGTGTAGAAATCAACGATAAACACTGCGAAATCATCATCGCCCGCATGCTGCGAAAGGTGAAGATTGAGAATCCGGGTGACTCCAACTTGCTACCCGGCAGCGTGATGGACCGCTTTGATTTCCGCCAGGCAAACGAAAACCTGGTGAAATGCCTGAAGATCAGCCAAAAGGGCGATAGCGACTTTGAAGACGGGACAATCGTACCCCGCGATGCGTTGGATACGGTCAATGCCCAAATCGAGGCGCTCGGTGGAACGCCTGCTAAGGGGACGCGACCCAAGCCGTCAACCGCCAGCACGCAGTTGCTCGGCATCACCAAAGCAGCCGTTCAAAGCTCCAGCTTTATCTCGGCAGCCAGTTTCCAAGAAACGACCAAGGTGCTGACGGAAGCCGCTCTGGCAGGCAAAACGGACCGACTCGTTGGGCTGAAAGAAAACGTGATTCTGGGTCACTTGATTCCAGCGGGAACCGGCTTCCGGACCTTCCAAGAAGCCGAAGTGCGAATTCGGCCAGAAGCTTTGGCCTCGATGGCCGCAGAAAAAGACCGAGCCTTGGTCGACAGCTTCCCGCTGCTCGAAGCCGATTCAGCTTCCGCCGACGGCAACGGATCGTCAATCGAATCCCCCTCCCTCGAAAGCTCCGAACCGGCTGCCGTTTCACCCCCAGAGCTTACACCGTCCGAGTTTGCATCACTGGGAATCACACCCCCCGATGGCCTCACGCCTCCCGAAGCGCCGCCAGCCGAACCGGGAGCTGATGCACTGGATAAGCTGTTTGGTAGCGGCAGCGACAACGAAGAATCGCCCGAAGATTCACCTAACCCGCCGAGTCCGTAA
- the rpsL gene encoding 30S ribosomal protein S12 yields MPTINQLVRRRRKSKRSQSKAPVLDQCPQKRGVCLQVRTMTPKKPNSALRKITRVRLSNGKEVTVYIPGEGHSLQEHSIVLVRGGRVRDLPGVRYQVVRGALDTLGVDGRKRSRSRYGAKKS; encoded by the coding sequence ATGCCCACGATAAATCAACTCGTTCGCCGCAGACGAAAGTCGAAACGGAGCCAAAGCAAGGCACCGGTCTTGGATCAATGCCCGCAAAAGCGTGGTGTGTGCCTGCAGGTGCGAACGATGACGCCCAAGAAGCCGAATTCGGCGCTGCGGAAAATTACCCGCGTCCGGCTTTCGAACGGTAAAGAAGTGACCGTCTATATCCCGGGTGAAGGCCACAGCCTTCAGGAACACTCGATTGTGCTCGTCCGCGGCGGACGAGTTCGCGATCTGCCGGGAGTACGATACCAAGTTGTACGTGGTGCGTTGGATACGCTCGGCGTCGACGGACGCAAACGTTCTCGTAGCCGATATGGCGCTAAGAAATCCTAA